The Ignisphaera cupida genome has a segment encoding these proteins:
- a CDS encoding carbon-nitrogen hydrolase family protein, with the protein MHVNNSISIAIVHTIIELGSRKKNLSKIKNVLERLMQHQKNVDVVILPQMINGVPIYEINFKKIFKIVSETIPGPTTEDMIKLSNKYNVDLIVGPLVERRGSKLYRSAIYVSKGGSIKEVVRQVTPTDKFNGYAQIPYITMNNAKIGFLIADDIFYPELSFIFSILDVDIIIAFPSIKQDIRKQQQIASLRALEANTMALVIGGIFEYKQDVIATIPTIVFDEYGEEMEKMEVEEKVLILNIHMKSRSVMRKTLNSRLKIINELKKLLRTK; encoded by the coding sequence ATGCATGTAAACAATAGTATTAGCATAGCAATAGTTCATACAATTATAGAGTTGGGATCTAGAAAAAAGAATTTGAGTAAAATTAAAAATGTTTTAGAAAGATTAATGCAACATCAAAAAAATGTTGATGTTGTGATACTGCCTCAAATGATTAATGGAGTTCCAATCTATGAAATTAACTTTAAAAAAATATTTAAAATTGTTAGTGAAACAATACCAGGTCCTACAACAGAGGACATGATTAAATTAAGCAATAAATACAATGTGGATCTGATAGTAGGTCCTCTAGTAGAGCGTCGTGGCTCTAAACTATATAGATCAGCAATCTATGTTAGTAAGGGGGGTAGCATAAAGGAAGTAGTTAGACAGGTTACACCTACAGATAAATTTAATGGCTATGCACAAATCCCATACATCACAATGAATAATGCTAAAATAGGTTTTTTAATTGCTGATGATATTTTCTATCCAGAGTTATCATTCATCTTTTCAATTTTGGATGTTGATATAATAATAGCGTTTCCCAGTATAAAACAGGATATTCGCAAACAACAGCAAATAGCTTCTCTCAGAGCTTTAGAAGCAAATACTATGGCCTTAGTGATTGGAGGAATATTTGAGTATAAACAAGATGTTATAGCAACAATTCCCACAATAGTTTTTGATGAGTATGGAGAAGAAATGGAGAAAATGGAGGTAGAGGAAAAAGTGCTTATTCTAAATATTCATATGAAATCTAGATCTGTAATGAGGAAAACCTTGAATTCTAGGCTTAAAATTATAAATGAATTAAAAAAACTCTTACGTACAAAGTAA
- a CDS encoding ribbon-helix-helix domain-containing protein: MRIVTVKMPESYLEAIDELVKMGRYSSRSEVIRTAIRELLKKELWGNGYSLEKPRRRGNRSKVVEVIEEI; this comes from the coding sequence ATGCGTATTGTAACAGTAAAAATGCCTGAGTCTTACCTTGAAGCAATAGATGAATTAGTTAAAATGGGTAGATATTCATCAAGAAGTGAAGTCATAAGAACTGCGATTAGAGAATTGCTGAAGAAGGAGTTGTGGGGGAATGGATATAGTTTAGAAAAGCCAAGGAGGAGAGGGAACAGATCTAAGGTTGTTGAGGTCATAGAAGAGATTTGA
- a CDS encoding tRNA (adenine-N1)-methyltransferase yields the protein MTPVLSQDNIFNYGDYVLIYLDRKRRILAKLEQNKRISSDKGVIIADNIVGKEKGSQIVTSLNIKAWALKPLLVDYIEKGIKRVTQVIYPKDLGFIIFMLGIESGARVLEAGVGSGNTTIVLAHFVKPTGHVYGYDNREDFLKIARNNIAKLGLENFVTLKYGDVRKGVDEKNLDAAVVDIPDPWEALNTIYNSLKPSAPVAFFIPSVQQLLKLYEALEDFKGFTDIRAFELILREYELSKTSIRPSTHIVGHTGFIMFARKIIKSL from the coding sequence ATGACACCAGTTCTGAGCCAGGACAACATTTTTAATTATGGTGATTATGTACTAATATATTTGGATAGAAAAAGAAGAATACTTGCGAAATTAGAGCAAAACAAGAGAATATCCTCGGATAAGGGTGTTATAATAGCTGATAACATTGTTGGAAAGGAAAAAGGATCACAAATAGTTACATCTTTAAATATCAAGGCCTGGGCGTTGAAACCTCTGCTTGTTGATTATATTGAGAAGGGAATAAAAAGAGTTACTCAAGTTATATATCCCAAGGACTTAGGTTTCATCATATTTATGCTAGGTATAGAATCTGGTGCTAGGGTTCTGGAGGCTGGTGTGGGTTCTGGCAATACTACAATAGTTTTAGCGCATTTCGTTAAGCCTACAGGCCATGTTTATGGCTATGATAATAGAGAGGATTTTTTGAAGATAGCCAGAAACAATATTGCTAAGCTGGGTCTGGAAAATTTTGTTACGTTGAAATATGGTGATGTAAGAAAAGGTGTTGATGAAAAGAATTTAGATGCAGCTGTAGTGGATATACCCGATCCCTGGGAAGCTCTAAATACAATCTACAACTCATTAAAACCATCTGCACCTGTTGCCTTCTTTATACCATCTGTTCAACAGTTACTGAAGCTCTATGAAGCTTTGGAAGATTTCAAGGGTTTTACAGATATTAGAGCATTTGAGTTAATACTGAGAGAATATGAATTATCAAAAACATCTATTAGGCCATCAACTCATATAGTTGGTCACACCGGGTTTATAATGTTTGCGAGAAAAATTATTAAAAGCTTATGA